From Mangifera indica cultivar Alphonso unplaced genomic scaffold, CATAS_Mindica_2.1 Un_0001, whole genome shotgun sequence, the proteins below share one genomic window:
- the LOC123205090 gene encoding uncharacterized protein LOC123205090 — MAFLTLLILSFNSIFFFINVLSNKPLWSDLVLKLSLLPSTEPETSEFFHLLEAIKEDIRSSIGLEWVFIVFSTLASMFLATSIVIAAAVCHGGRSLLSFRKLLWATVALQTRPFFTLLYNTVLRFGYFFLFLANLFPFLLLVQQTVTSKVLLSTVITILASVLYIYLNVTWNLGFVVSVLEEKSGSEAIGKAAKIIKGKRLHGFILNLVFMILTLVIFLSDLTVKLAAANSVIIGFFVTVVLGLVNILRWMAYTILYYQCKKNHGEEVELPWSKGYSQVPIHPLLNDNEPSDHQEEACDA; from the coding sequence ATGGCATTCCTTACTTTGCTAATCCTTTCATTcaactcaatattttttttcatcaatgtGCTCTCCAACAAACCATTATGGTCTGACTTAGTTTTGAAGCTAAGTCTCTTACCTTCCACAGAGCCCGAAACTTCCGAATTTTTCCACCTTCTCGAGGCGATAAAAGAAGATATTCGATCAAGTATCGGCCTCGAATGGGTGTTTATTGTTTTCAGCACTCTTGCCTCCATGTTTTTAGCAACTTCTATCGTCATTGCAGCAGCCGTGTGCCATGGAGGAAGAAGCTTATTATCTTTCAGAAAACTGTTGTGGGCAACAGTTGCGTTACAGACAAGGCCTTTCTTCACTCTCTTATATAATACCGTTTTGAGATTTggttacttttttcttttcttggcaaatctttttccctttcttcttcttgttcaaCAGACGGTCACCTCAAAGGTCTTATTATCTACTGTAATTACAATTCTAGCTTCAGTTCTGTATATTTACTTGAATGTTACTTGGAATTTAGGGTTTGTTGTCTCAGTTTTGGAAGAGAAAAGTGGAAGTGAGGCGATCGGAAAGGCAGCGAAAATCATTAAGGGCAAGCGGCTGCATGGTTTTATTTTGAATCTTGTGTTTATGATTTTAACTTTGGTGATATTCCTGAGTGATTTGACGGTGAAACTAGCAGCTGCGAATTCAGTGATTATTGGGTTTTTTGTGACGGTTGTTCTCGGCCTGGTGAATATATTGCGGTGGATGGCATACACAATTTTGTACTACCAGTGTAAGAAGAACCATGGAGAAGAGGTTGAGTTGCCATGGAGCAAAGGTTATAGCCAAGTACCTATACATCCTCTTCTTAATGACAATGAACCGTCTGATCACCAAGAAGAGGCATGTGATGCGTGA
- the LOC123205078 gene encoding 40S ribosomal protein S2-4-like gives MAERGGERGFGRGFGRGRGDRGGPRGRRRAGRREEEEKWVPVTKLGRLVKENKIRSLEQIYLHSLPIKEYQIIDQLVGPSLKDEVMKIMPVQKQTRAGQRTRFKAFVVVGDGNGHVGLGVKCSKEVATAIRGAIILAKLSVIPVRRGYWGNKIGKPHTVPCKVTGKCGSVTVRMVPAPRGAGIVAARVPKKVLQFAGIEDVFTSSRGSTKTLGNFVKATFECLLKTYGFLTPDFWRETRFLKSPFQEYTDLLAKPTGKLLIAEDHGVDA, from the exons ATGGCAGAACGAGGTGGGGAACGTGGTTTTGGCCGTGGGTTCGGCCGTGGCCGAGGAGATCGTGGCGGTCCTCGTGGTCGCCGCCGCGCTGGCCGTAGAGAGGAGGAAGAGAAATGGGTTCCAGTTACAAAGCTTGGTCGTTTAGTCAAAGAGAACAAGATCAGAAGCTTGGAGCAAATCTATCTCCACTCATTGCCGATCAAGGAGTACCAAATTATCGACCAACTCGTCGGCCCATCACTGAAGGATGAGGTCATGAAAATCATGCCTGTTCAGAAGCAGACACGTGCCGGTCAGAGAACCAGGTTCAAGGCTTTTGTGGTTGTCGGTGACGGTAACGGTCACGTTGGCCTTGGTGTTAAGTGTTCAAAGGAAGTGGCTACTGCTATTCGCGGAGCCATTATATTGGCCAAGCTGTCGGTTATCCCGGTGAGAAGAGGTTACTGGGGTAACAAGATCGGTAAGCCACACACGGTGCCCTGCAAGGTTACCGGGAAGTGTGGTAGTGTTACCGTGAGAATGGTGCCGGCTCCCCGTGGAGCTGGAATCGTGGCTGCTAGGGTTCCAAAGAAGGTTCTTCAGTTCGCCGGAATTGAGGATGTTTTCACTTCCTCTCGAGGATCTACCAAGACTCTCGGCAACTTTGTGAAG GCAACTTTTGAGTGTTTGCTGAAGACATACGGATTTTTGACTCCGGACTTTTGGAGAGAGACCCGCTTCCTGAAATCTCCATTCCAGGAGTACACAGATCTCTTGGCAAAGCCTACTGGAAAGCTACTCATTGCAGAGGATCATGGGGTTGATGCTTAA